In bacterium, the DNA window TCCTCGTTCCTCGGGTAGAGGAGCCGGAGCGCCTTATGTACCGAAAGGAGCCATCCCACCCGGTCCTGCATGTCGCGGGTGGAAGGAAGCGCCTCGCCGCGGGCGTACTTGGACAACATCGCCCGGCTGTTCCCGCTCAGGCCGAGGAGGTTCAGCTGATCCGCCGTGCTGATCTTCCAGAGCCGGAAAAGCTGCATCACCAGTTTGGCGAGTGCCTTCCGGGATTCGGGAGCGCCCAGATCAACGTTCGCTTGGCGTGTCTTTGCAAGGGCCATGGTCGTTTCCTCCCGTTGGCATAAATATAAACATATTATGTTTATATGTCAACCTTCGATAACGCTGTGGCCGCGATATTGGTCAAGCACGTCCATCATTGGTAGGAGTTCAGGGGGGCAGGTCAACAGGACGCGGGTCGTCAGGCGAAAGACCATCTCCAACATATCAATCGAACGATTATCTACGAGAAAAAGTGTTTCCTCGCCAGTCGATTACCGACCAATTTCGAGGCCACCGCAATGGAAGTAGATCGCGGCCCTGTAATGGTTCCGGTTCCGGTACCCGCACG includes these proteins:
- a CDS encoding MbcA/ParS/Xre antitoxin family protein: MALAKTRQANVDLGAPESRKALAKLVMQLFRLWKISTADQLNLLGLSGNSRAMLSKYARGEALPSTRDMQDRVGWLLSVHKALRLLYPRNEEMLYSWVNRRNEAFSNLTPLAVMKEQGIIGIARVSRYLDFYRGQ